The following coding sequences lie in one Drosophila sulfurigaster albostrigata strain 15112-1811.04 chromosome 2R, ASM2355843v2, whole genome shotgun sequence genomic window:
- the LOC133837641 gene encoding limbic system-associated membrane protein codes for MTTTTPSTTMKYSRPPLKVLWLIQLWLLLLFESGLVISEVPPHYWETPYSQPYFDNSSRREVTATVGQAALLHCRVRNLGDRAVSWIRKRDLHILTVGILTYTNDQRFQSLHSEGSDEWTLRISSPQPRDSGTYECQVSTEPKISQGFRLNVVVSRAKILGNAELFIKSGSDINLTCLAMQSPVPPSFIYWYKGKRVMNYSQRGGINVITERSTRTSKLLIAKATSADSGNYTCSPSSSDSASVVVHVINGEHPAAMQHGNSSASSLRWRPVPLLAITTTTTTAAFAVTWNWNWSSGGLFVTWLPAALANSWRRHWSTSWS; via the exons atgacgacgacgacgccatCGACAACGATGAAGTACTCGAGGCCTCCACTAAAAGTGCTTTGGCTAATACAACTGTGGCTGCTATTACTATTCG aAAGCGGCTTGGTCATCAGCGAAGTGCCTCCACATTACTGGGAAACACCATACTCTCAGCCCTACTTTGACAACTCCTCCCGACGCGAGGTCACGGCAACCGTCGGCCAAGCGGCCCTGCTGCATTGCCGCGTGCGGAATCTGGGCGACCGGGCG GTGTCCTGGATACGCAAGCGGGACCTGCATATCCTCACAGTTGGTATACTCACCTATACGAATGATCAGCGTTTTCAGTCGCTGCACTCAGAAGGCTCCGATGAGTGGACGTTGCGCATATCTTCGCCACAGCCTCGGGATTCTGGTACCTATGAGTGCCAGGTGTCTACTGAGCCAAAAATCAGTCAAGGCTTTCGTCTGAATGTTGTCG TGTCGCGTGCTAAAATTCTTGGCAATGCGGAGCTGTTCATCAAGAGCGGCAGCGACATTAATCTCACCTGCCTGGCAATGCAGTCGCCGGTGCCACCATCGTTTATCTACTGGTACAAAGGCAAGCGGGTCATGAATTATTCGCAGCGCGGCGGCATTAATGTCATCACGGAGCGCTCGACGCGGACCAGCAAGTTGCTGATAGCCAAGGCCACGTCGGCGGATTCCGGCAACTACACGTGCTCGCCAAGTAGCTCAg ACTCCGCCTCGGTGGTGGTGCACGTCATAAATGGCGAGCATCCGGCCGCCATGCAacacggcaacagcagcgccagcTCCTTGCGATGGAGACCCGTGCCTTTACTTGCCATcaccacgacgacgacgacagctgCGTTCGCTGTCActtggaactggaactggagcaGTGGCGGTTTGTTTGTAACATGGTTACCCGCGGCGCTTGCCAACTCCTGGAGACGGCACTGGAGCACGAGTTGGAGCTGA